A region from the Acyrthosiphon pisum isolate AL4f chromosome A1, pea_aphid_22Mar2018_4r6ur, whole genome shotgun sequence genome encodes:
- the LOC100165387 gene encoding MYG1 protein-like (The RefSeq protein has 1 substitution compared to this genomic sequence), whose protein sequence is MNLTTKFSPKKLGTHSGIFHCDEAFGSYMLQLLFPDLEIIRTRDEKLLAECDIVIDVGGVYDHSKRRYDHHQRSFDHSMSTLIPNAKWTTKFSSAGLVYLHYGHDVLKTIIASDVPEDKLNTIYSKVYESFVQEIDAIDNGIPICEGVPKYNIHTHLSSRVGNLNKKWNHVGKFDDMEAFKKAMQLIKCEFEETVLYAYQTWLPARSLVIDALEKRYQTHKSGRVIEFSTPCPWKEHYFVLEEELGEDLLPKIDYVIFEDSSNETWRIQCIPITPHSFTLRRPLPKSWWGIRDDQLSTISGVEDCIFCHANGFIGGNKTRLGVLGMCEKAID, encoded by the coding sequence atgaatttaaccacTAAATTTTCGCCAAAAAAATTGGGTACTCATAGTGGCATATTCCACTGCGATGAAGCTTTCGGTTCATATatgctacaattattatttcctaaCTTAGAAATAATTCGTACGAGAGATGAAAAACTGTTAGCTGAGTGTGATATTGTAATCGATGTTGGTGGTGTGTATGATCACAGTAAACGTCGTTATGATCATCATCAAAGAAGTTTTGATCATTCAATGAGCACACTAATACCCAATGCCAAATGGACAACAAAATTTAGTAGTGCAGGTTTGGTATACTTACATTACGGCCATGatgttttgaaaacaattatagcaTCCGATGTACCAGAAGATAAATTGAATACTATTTATTCTAAAGTATATGAATCCTTTGTGCAAGAAATAGATGCTATCGATAATGGTATTCCAATATGTGAAGGTgtgccaaaatataatatacacacacatctGAGTAGTCGTGTCGGTAACTTGAACAAAAAATGGAACCATGTTGGAAAATTTGACGATATGGAAGCATTTAAAAAGGCAATGCAATTGATTAAATGTGAATTCGAAGAAACTGTACTGTATGCATATCAAACATGGTTACCAGCCAGGTCATTGGTAATCGATGCGCTCGAGAAACGATACCAAACACACAAGTCTGGTCGTGTAATAGAATTCAGTACACCATGCCCTTGGAAAGaacattattttgtgttagaagAAGAACTTGGTGAAGATCTTCTACCAAAAAttgattatgttatttttgaagATAGCTCCAATGAAACGTGGAGAAtacaatgtatacctataactcCTCATTCGTTTACACTTCGAAGACCATTGCCAAAAAGTTGGTGGGGTATCAGAGATGATCAATTAAGTACAATTTCTGGAGTAGAAGATTGTATTTTTTGTCATGCCAATGGATTCATTGGTGGTAACAAGACTAGATTAGGAGTACTAGGTATGTGTGAAAAAGCCatcgattga
- the LOC100167421 gene encoding general transcription factor IIF subunit 2 (The RefSeq protein has 1 substitution compared to this genomic sequence), with product MSGGSLDVSKAGNALWLVKVPKYVADKWDNAPGSLDVGKIKVTNTIPGKRPDISLHLSEAVLCLDGEKSNEPIPKSFKLDVSHFTSQTMVALSEHRMSYNPDAVVQETDRLAILGKISQKLECRPIGDQVYMDLKKQAIRKAHIPTRQVQKLDKVVQNFKPISDHKHNIEYNEKKKSEGKKARDDKDAVMAMLFKAFEKHQYYNIKDLVTLTKQPVVYLKEILKEVCNYNLKHPHKNMWELKPEYRHYKEQEDNETN from the exons atgAGTGGTGGATCTTTGGATGTGTCAAAAGCAGGAAATGCTTTGTGGCTTgttaaagtacctaaatatgtTGCGGATAAATGGGACAATGCCCCTGGTAGCTTAGATGTAGGTAAAATCAAGGTGACAAATACTATACCAGGAAAAAGGCCAGATATTTCACTTCATCTGTCCGAAGCTGTTTTGTGCTTGGATGGTGAAAAAAACAACGAACCAATACCTAAATCATTCAAATTAGATGTATCACACTTTACTAGCCAAACAATGGTTGCATTATCTGAACATAGAATGTCTTATAATCCTGATGCAGTTGTTCAAGAAACAGATAGGTTAGCTATTCTAGGAAAAATAAGTCAGAAACTAGAATGTCGGCCAATTGGAGATCAG GTTtatatggatttaaaaaaacaagCCATACGGAAAGCACATATTCCAACCAGACAAGTTCAAAAGTTAGACAAAGTTGTGCAAAATTTCAAGCCGATATCAgatcacaaacataatattgaatataatgaaAAGAAGAAGTCTGAAGGCAAAAAGGCACGCGATGATAAAGATGCTGTCATGGCTATGTTGTTTAAGGCATTTGAGAAACATCAATACTACAACATCAAAGATTTGGTTACATTAACTAAACAGCCTGtagtatatttaaaagaaatccTAAAAGAAGTTTGTAATTATAATCTGAAACATCCTCATAAGAATATGTGGGAGTTAAAACCTGAGTATAGACATTACAAAGAACAGGAAGATAATGAgacaaattag
- the LOC100167421 gene encoding general transcription factor IIF subunit 2 isoform X1, translating to MYATMSGGSLDVSKAGNALWLVKVPKYVADKWDNAPGSLDVGKIKVTNTIPGKRPDISLHLSEAVLCLDGEKNNEPIPKSFKLDVSHFTSQTMVALSEHRMSYNPDAVVQETDRLAILGKISQKLECRPIGDQVYMDLKKQAIRKAHIPTRQVQKLDKVVQNFKPISDHKHNIEYNEKKKSEGKKARDDKDAVMAMLFKAFEKHQYYNIKDLVTLTKQPVVYLKEILKEVCNYNLKHPHKNMWELKPEYRHYKEQEDNETN from the exons atgtatgccaCG atgAGTGGTGGATCTTTGGATGTGTCAAAAGCAGGAAATGCTTTGTGGCTTgttaaagtacctaaatatgtTGCGGATAAATGGGACAATGCCCCTGGTAGCTTAGATGTAGGTAAAATCAAGGTGACAAATACTATACCAGGAAAAAGGCCAGATATTTCACTTCATCTGTCCGAAGCTGTTTTGTGCTTGGATGGTGAAAAAAACAACGAACCAATACCTAAATCATTCAAATTAGATGTATCACACTTTACTAGCCAAACAATGGTTGCATTATCTGAACATAGAATGTCTTATAATCCTGATGCAGTTGTTCAAGAAACAGATAGGTTAGCTATTCTAGGAAAAATAAGTCAGAAACTAGAATGTCGGCCAATTGGAGATCAG GTTtatatggatttaaaaaaacaagCCATACGGAAAGCACATATTCCAACCAGACAAGTTCAAAAGTTAGACAAAGTTGTGCAAAATTTCAAGCCGATATCAgatcacaaacataatattgaatataatgaaAAGAAGAAGTCTGAAGGCAAAAAGGCACGCGATGATAAAGATGCTGTCATGGCTATGTTGTTTAAGGCATTTGAGAAACATCAATACTACAACATCAAAGATTTGGTTACATTAACTAAACAGCCTGtagtatatttaaaagaaatccTAAAAGAAGTTTGTAATTATAATCTGAAACATCCTCATAAGAATATGTGGGAGTTAAAACCTGAGTATAGACATTACAAAGAACAGGAAGATAATGAgacaaattag
- the LOC100165719 gene encoding tRNA selenocysteine 1-associated protein 1, producing the protein MYTNQYTPQYSQYNQQYQQYSSNYYQMYNNYNQQPAYNTPPPTQQTASTFISPNVPVQQPQASTAGQNVSSVWMGSLEPYMTESFITGAFQKMGEYPKNVKLMRNKNTGETAGYAFVDFYDPVSVMHKLNGKYIPGTNPPVRFKLNRAGNPGKITTSNRDFSVWLGELSSDVDDYQLYKTFACRYQSIRTAKVVLDSAGYSKGYGFIRFGSEEEQKHCLNNMNGFPGLGSKPIKVSSVIPKSEHHIVVASNDSQGYKASQDYGQYFETNYWHRYSMWSQPQSQKCVLKPEPTIQTPAVKTNGNLTLVDYKKSINIDALNKDLVSQDYNLWDALESSKWLPLDTIEVI; encoded by the exons atgtatacaaatcagTACACTCCTCAGTATTCGCAATACAATCAACAATATCAGCAATATTCATCTAATTActatcaaatgtataataattataaccaacAACCAGCTTATAACACTCCACCTCCAACGCAGCAAACAGCTTCAACATTTATAAGCCCAAACGTGCCTGTCCAACAGCCACAAGCATCAACTGCTGGACAAAATGTTTCAAGTGTATGGATGGGAAGT ttggaaCCTTATATGACTGAGAGTTTCATCACTGGTGCATTTCAAAAGATGGGAGAATATCCTAAGAATGTTAAGTTGATGCGCAATAAAAATACTGGTGAAACTGCTGGCTACGCATTTGTTGACTTTTATGATCCAGTATCTGTTATGCATAAACTGAATGGAAAATATATACCTGGTACTAATCCA cCTGTTAGATTTAAACTCAATCGTGCTGGGAATCCTGGAAAAATTACTACAAGTAATAGAGATTTTTCTGTGTGGTTAGGTGAGCTTAGCTCAGATGTAGATGACTATcagttatataaaacatttgctTGTCGCTATCAATCTATTCGTACAGCCaaag TGGTCTTAGACAGTGCTGGTTACAGTAAAGGATATGGTTTTATTCGTTTTGGCAGTGAAGAAGAGCAAAAACACTgtcttaataatatgaatggttTTCCAGGCCTTGGTTCCAAACCCATAAAGGTTAGCAGTGTCATACCAAAATCAGAACATCATATTGTTGt TGCTTCAAATGACTCTCAAGGATACAAGGCTAGTCAAGATTATggacaatattttgaaactaattATTGGCATCGATACTCAATGTGGAGTCAACCTCAAAGTCAGAAATGTGTGCTTAAGCCAGAACCAACAATTCAAACTCCAGCTGTTAAAACTAATGGCAATTTGACTCTAGTTG atTACAAAAAGTCAATTAACATAGATGCATTAAATAAAGACTTGGTCTCACAAGATTACAATTTATGGGATGCACTTGAAAGTTCTAAATGGCTACCACTCGACACTAtagaagttatttaa